The following coding sequences are from one Daphnia pulex isolate KAP4 chromosome 11, ASM2113471v1 window:
- the LOC124207672 gene encoding cytidine deaminase-like, translating into MEDKYQDAVQFEHLDASVKQIVNKAKEVREKAYCPYSNFSVGAALLCGDGEIIDGCNVENVSYGLTICAERSAICKAVSQGQKVFKSIAICAEMKEHFVSPCGACRQVLAEFNINMDVYLCKPNNEIFKTSMDKLLPLFFSPNSVSFSSQ; encoded by the exons ATGGAAGACAAATATCAGGATGCGGTACAATTTGAACATCTAG ACGCTtcagtaaaacaaattgtgaaCAAAGCAAAGGAAGTACGAGAAAAAGCATATTGCCCATACAGCAATTTTTCGGTGGGTGCTGCATTGTTGTGTGGCGATGGAGAAATAATTGATGGTTGCaatgttgaaaatgtttcatacGGTTTAACAATCTGTGCAGAAAGATCTGCTATATGTAAAGCTGTTTCACAAGGACAGAAGGTTTTCAAGAGCATAGCAATTTGTGCTGAGATGAAAGAACATTTTGTTAGTCCTTGTGGAGCGTGTCGCCAG gtaCTAGCTGAGTTTAATATCAATATGGATGTCTATTTGTGCAAGCCAAATAACGAAATCTTTAAAACTTCAATGGATAAACTACTGCCGCTATTTTTCTCGCCGAACTCAGTTTCGTTTTCGTCACAATAA